A part of Halobacillus shinanisalinarum genomic DNA contains:
- the mmgD gene encoding citrate synthase, with the protein MMAEQTVYKPGLDGVIAAETGISYLDVEAEEIVIRGYELIELAEKKQYLDLVHLLLQGSLPKDSDRASLQKELKQEYSLPPKFFRLFEQLPKKTHPMDALRTGISALSGYDERLNERNEEENLKKAMLLLAKIPNIVANSYHILHGQKPVKPKQDLPYSDNFLYMITGKKPTAREAAIFDQSLMVYSEHEMPNSTFAARVIASTNADIYGALTGAVASLKGNLHGGANEAVMYMLLEGETIEGFRYLLYKKLKNKEKVMGFGHRVYMKKMDPRAALMKEALRELAEEKGRMDLFEMCEAGETLIREEKGLYPNLDYYAAPVYYLLGIPIELYTPIFYASRTLGLCAHIFEQHSNNKLFRPRVHYTGPRGLHP; encoded by the coding sequence TTGATGGCAGAACAAACTGTGTATAAACCTGGTTTAGACGGAGTTATTGCTGCAGAAACAGGTATTTCTTATTTGGATGTAGAAGCAGAAGAAATTGTGATCAGAGGGTATGAATTAATCGAGCTGGCGGAGAAAAAGCAATACTTGGATTTGGTCCATCTTTTGTTACAAGGTTCATTACCTAAAGATAGCGACCGAGCATCGCTTCAGAAAGAATTAAAGCAAGAATATAGTCTCCCTCCCAAATTCTTTAGGCTGTTTGAGCAACTTCCGAAAAAAACGCACCCCATGGATGCATTACGTACGGGAATTTCAGCGCTTTCAGGATATGATGAGAGGTTAAACGAGCGTAATGAAGAAGAAAATTTAAAGAAAGCGATGCTTCTTTTAGCAAAAATCCCAAATATCGTTGCAAACAGTTACCATATTCTCCATGGTCAAAAGCCAGTGAAGCCTAAGCAAGACTTACCTTATAGTGATAACTTTTTATATATGATTACTGGAAAAAAACCGACTGCACGTGAAGCAGCTATTTTTGATCAGTCATTGATGGTCTACAGTGAACATGAAATGCCGAACTCCACCTTTGCTGCACGAGTCATCGCCTCCACAAATGCTGATATTTACGGGGCTCTAACTGGAGCCGTGGCATCGCTGAAAGGAAACTTACATGGGGGTGCCAATGAGGCTGTCATGTATATGCTACTGGAAGGAGAAACGATCGAAGGTTTCCGTTACCTGCTCTATAAGAAGCTGAAAAACAAAGAAAAAGTCATGGGTTTCGGGCACCGAGTTTACATGAAGAAAATGGATCCAAGGGCTGCATTAATGAAAGAGGCTTTACGTGAGCTTGCCGAGGAAAAAGGTCGCATGGATTTATTCGAGATGTGTGAAGCAGGAGAAACCCTCATACGTGAAGAAAAAGGATTATATCCAAATCTTGATTATTACGCAGCCCCTGTTTATTATTTGCTTGGTATTCCAATCGAACTGTATACGCCCATTTTCTACGCATCGCGTACGTTAGGTTTATGTGCTCACATCTTTGAACAACATTCCAATAATAAATTGTTCAGGCCTCGCGTACATTACACAGGACCACGTGGGCTTCATCCTTAA
- the prpB gene encoding methylisocitrate lyase — protein sequence MTWIVEPKSTQNERAEQFKRLIKKNEILRIPGAHDGMSAKIAKDVGFQTLYLSGAAYTASRALPDLGMIYSNEVADKATELVRATDLPLLVDIDTGYGGVLNVARTAREMVEAGVAAVQIEDQHLPKKCGHLNGKKLIDPDEMVQKIKTIKEVSPTLVIVARTDAKSVEGIDKAIERANLYVKAGADAIFPEALTSEEDFHRASQAIDAPLLANMTEFGKTPYFTAEEFESFGFGMVIYPVTSLRVAAKAYERVFTEIFEKGTQEDMLDDMQTRGELYEKIRYYDYEQLDQKIAETELPEIGKERK from the coding sequence ATGACTTGGATCGTGGAACCAAAATCAACACAGAACGAGCGCGCTGAACAATTCAAACGCCTTATTAAGAAAAATGAAATACTAAGAATCCCCGGTGCCCATGACGGAATGTCCGCTAAAATTGCAAAAGACGTCGGTTTTCAGACATTATATCTTTCAGGTGCTGCTTACACAGCCAGTCGAGCTCTGCCCGACTTAGGGATGATTTACTCCAATGAGGTAGCAGACAAAGCAACCGAACTGGTGCGTGCTACTGACCTTCCTCTTTTAGTCGATATTGATACGGGTTACGGTGGTGTATTAAATGTGGCACGAACCGCGAGAGAGATGGTAGAAGCAGGAGTAGCTGCCGTTCAGATTGAGGATCAGCATCTCCCTAAAAAATGCGGGCATTTAAACGGTAAAAAACTCATCGACCCTGATGAGATGGTACAAAAAATCAAGACGATTAAAGAAGTGTCCCCTACCCTAGTTATCGTCGCAAGAACAGATGCGAAGTCAGTGGAAGGCATCGACAAGGCCATTGAACGTGCTAATTTATATGTCAAGGCAGGAGCCGACGCCATTTTCCCAGAAGCGCTGACGAGTGAGGAAGACTTTCACAGGGCTTCGCAAGCGATTGATGCACCTTTATTAGCCAACATGACCGAATTCGGAAAAACACCCTATTTTACTGCCGAAGAATTCGAGTCATTTGGTTTCGGTATGGTGATCTACCCGGTCACTTCCTTACGTGTAGCAGCTAAAGCCTATGAACGTGTTTTCACTGAGATTTTTGAAAAAGGTACTCAGGAAGATATGCTTGATGATATGCAAACACGCGGAGAGTTGTACGAAAAGATTCGCTACTATGATTATGAACAACTGGATCAAAAGATTGCTGAAACCGAGCTGCCTGAAATCGGTAAGGAGAGAAAGTAA
- a CDS encoding 3-oxoacid CoA-transferase subunit B, producing the protein MSQSERVKIAKRVAQEMSVGEVVNLGVGIPTLIPDHLGDKKVYLQSENGLLGMGPTPDKEAMNMDLISASKQPITMEAGASLFDSSDSFVMIRGGHVDMAVLGALQVDQFGEIANWAVPGKTILGVGGAMDLVAGAKRIVLASTHLAKDGSPKLVKELTFPSSGARKADMLVTEHAVFKFKESGTELIEILSDIHVDALREITGAEFSYSDQKISS; encoded by the coding sequence TTGAGTCAGTCCGAGCGCGTTAAAATTGCAAAGAGAGTAGCCCAAGAAATGTCAGTTGGGGAAGTTGTTAACCTTGGTGTCGGGATTCCGACTTTGATTCCTGACCATCTCGGTGATAAAAAAGTATATTTGCAATCAGAGAACGGATTGCTTGGAATGGGACCGACACCAGATAAGGAAGCGATGAATATGGACTTGATCAGTGCCAGCAAGCAACCCATTACGATGGAGGCTGGGGCTTCCTTGTTTGATAGTTCAGATTCTTTCGTCATGATCCGTGGGGGTCATGTGGATATGGCTGTGTTAGGTGCACTTCAGGTGGACCAATTCGGGGAGATTGCAAACTGGGCAGTCCCAGGTAAGACTATTTTAGGTGTCGGGGGAGCAATGGATCTGGTCGCTGGGGCAAAAAGAATTGTTCTAGCATCTACGCATCTAGCAAAAGATGGATCTCCGAAACTAGTAAAGGAACTCACATTTCCTAGTAGTGGAGCCAGAAAAGCAGATATGTTGGTCACTGAACATGCTGTCTTCAAATTTAAGGAAAGTGGTACGGAGCTAATAGAGATATTATCTGACATTCATGTAGACGCATTGAGAGAAATCACAGGTGCTGAATTTAGTTATAGTGACCAAAAAATAAGTTCATAA
- a CDS encoding TAXI family TRAP transporter solute-binding subunit → MGFSNGQTVPEAMNGTGAFEEEINNVSTIATLYPNVFHIAVRADSDIYSVEDLKGKTVSPGIKGYSGELAFKDILKLSGMSYDDLGGIEYIGTADGASLLRDGHIDAITGMLAAPVSTFQELDTTLGIRLIPLEGEIVEKLHEKNEGYLPYTIEGGTYPNIKEDVSTVAGYTVLLANNDLMTEDDVYKLTKMMVENKDEWTNISNVMEDFDAEYSVENNVGKMHPGAKRYYKEVGAME, encoded by the coding sequence ATAGGATTCAGTAACGGCCAGACTGTTCCAGAGGCAATGAATGGTACTGGTGCATTCGAAGAGGAAATTAATAATGTCAGTACAATTGCAACGCTTTATCCAAATGTGTTCCACATTGCAGTACGTGCAGATTCTGATATTTATTCTGTAGAAGATTTGAAAGGGAAAACAGTAAGCCCTGGAATTAAAGGGTACAGCGGGGAACTTGCATTTAAGGATATTTTGAAACTATCAGGTATGTCTTATGACGACCTTGGGGGCATCGAATATATCGGGACCGCTGATGGGGCTAGCTTATTGCGTGATGGTCATATCGACGCCATAACGGGAATGCTTGCCGCGCCTGTTTCAACTTTCCAGGAGCTTGATACAACGCTAGGAATTCGCTTAATTCCACTTGAAGGGGAAATTGTTGAAAAACTTCACGAAAAGAATGAAGGTTACTTACCATACACCATAGAGGGTGGTACCTACCCCAATATTAAAGAAGATGTGAGTACAGTAGCTGGATATACAGTTTTACTAGCGAATAATGATTTGATGACTGAAGATGACGTTTACAAGTTAACAAAAATGATGGTGGAAAATAAAGATGAGTGGACAAATATTTCCAATGTTATGGAAGATTTTGATGCGGAATATTCCGTTGAGAATAACGTAGGCAAAATGCATCCAGGTGCAAAAAGGTACTACAAAGAAGTTGGAGCAATGGAGTAA
- a CDS encoding CoA transferase subunit A: MKKLIEGTEFLNHINNGDTLLVGGFGLSGTPLTLLDELAASDKRDLTVVSNNLGEVGKGLGKLLMAGCLKKAKGSYFTTNRDAVQAWSEGELEIELIPQGTLAEAIRCGGAGIGGFYTKTAVGTNLADGKEERVLDGDRYILEKAIKGDVSIIKALKADTLGNLFYDHTARNFNAAMATASKVVIAEVDEIVEAGELTPLEIVTPHLYVDFIVLNKYEKKEGAYVESVRAR; this comes from the coding sequence ATGAAAAAATTAATTGAAGGAACTGAATTCCTAAACCATATCAACAATGGCGATACATTGCTTGTTGGGGGATTTGGTTTGTCAGGAACTCCACTTACTTTACTTGATGAACTAGCTGCATCTGACAAAAGAGACTTGACGGTCGTCAGTAACAATTTAGGCGAAGTAGGGAAAGGACTTGGCAAGCTATTGATGGCTGGATGTTTGAAGAAAGCAAAAGGGTCGTATTTCACAACGAATCGTGATGCAGTTCAGGCATGGAGTGAAGGGGAACTAGAAATTGAGCTCATTCCACAAGGCACCCTTGCTGAAGCTATCCGATGCGGCGGAGCAGGGATTGGTGGTTTTTACACCAAAACGGCTGTTGGTACAAATCTTGCTGATGGTAAGGAAGAAAGAGTATTAGATGGGGACAGGTACATTCTCGAAAAGGCGATCAAAGGTGATGTTTCTATAATCAAAGCTTTGAAAGCGGATACACTAGGAAATCTATTCTACGACCATACGGCCCGGAATTTCAACGCGGCGATGGCAACAGCTAGCAAAGTGGTCATTGCGGAAGTTGATGAGATTGTTGAAGCGGGTGAATTAACACCTTTAGAAATTGTAACACCGCATTTGTACGTTGATTTTATCGTGTTAAATAAATACGAAAAGAAGGAAGGTGCCTACGTTGAGTCAGTCCGAGCGCGTTAA
- a CDS encoding TAXI family TRAP transporter solute-binding subunit, translating to MKKIFALFLMVVALMILAVGCSSDAGSEEKAGSATETPAEITFGSATVGGFWYTLSGAMSDKMADVFPNSSTTIVEGVLFPTY from the coding sequence ATGAAAAAGATTTTTGCATTATTCTTAATGGTTGTTGCATTGATGATTCTCGCAGTTGGTTGTTCCTCTGATGCCGGTAGTGAAGAAAAGGCTGGGAGTGCTACAGAAACACCTGCCGAGATCACATTTGGATCGGCCACAGTAGGTGGTTTTTGGTATACATTATCTGGGGCGATGTCCGATAAAATGGCGGATGTATTTCCTAACTCCTCAACGACTATCGTTGAGGGGGTTCTGTTTCCAACTTATTAG
- a CDS encoding serine protease — MKVQKIEEEINQTENHLASLKNSLKEIQQNCDHHFKGNNKYNKCLKCNKVIALYY; from the coding sequence GTGAAGGTCCAGAAAATTGAAGAGGAGATTAATCAAACGGAAAACCACCTTGCTTCTTTGAAAAATAGTTTAAAAGAGATCCAACAAAATTGTGATCATCATTTTAAAGGGAATAACAAGTATAATAAGTGTTTGAAATGTAATAAGGTAATCGCGTTATACTATTAA
- a CDS encoding bifunctional 2-methylcitrate dehydratase/aconitate hydratase, with product MTEVKMNTVQSTDQVVEQIADYAVNGTISSKEALETARYVLMDTLGCGLLALRYPECTKHLGPIVPGTIVPNGVQVPGTQYKLDPVHAAFNIGCMIRWLDYNDTWLAAEWGHPSDNLGGILAVADYLSRERIAEAKVPLTMDTVLEYIVKAHEIQGILALENSLNRQGLDHVLYVKVATTAVVTAMLGGSKEDVVNAVSQAWIDNSSLRTYRHAPNTGSRKSWAAGDATSRGVRLALMTMKGEMGYKTPLSAPGWGFQDVLFDGKELTIARPFDSYVMENILFKISYPAEFHAQTAAEAAIQLRDQVADRLDEIEKIEITTHESAIRIIDKKGPLHNPADRDHCLQYITAIGLIYGSLTADHYEDEIARNPQIDRLRDMMETVENEQYSKDYLDAGRRSIANAVQVFFNDGTKTEQVAIEYPIGHRRRREEGIPLLLNKFHDNLKTHFPARQVNDIYTLCENQKELSLKPVHEFMNLFRI from the coding sequence ATGACAGAAGTGAAAATGAACACAGTTCAATCAACAGATCAAGTAGTAGAACAAATTGCCGATTATGCGGTCAATGGAACGATTTCGAGTAAGGAAGCGCTGGAAACAGCACGTTATGTATTAATGGATACCTTGGGGTGTGGCTTACTGGCGCTTCGTTACCCAGAATGCACCAAACACCTTGGCCCTATTGTACCCGGAACGATCGTTCCAAACGGCGTTCAAGTTCCTGGGACACAGTATAAACTAGATCCCGTCCATGCGGCGTTCAATATTGGATGTATGATTCGCTGGCTGGATTACAATGATACGTGGCTTGCAGCCGAATGGGGTCACCCTTCTGATAACCTCGGAGGTATTTTAGCTGTGGCCGACTACCTAAGCCGTGAGCGTATCGCCGAAGCCAAGGTGCCTCTTACGATGGACACTGTTTTGGAGTACATCGTAAAAGCGCACGAAATACAAGGCATTCTTGCTTTGGAAAACAGTTTGAACCGCCAGGGCTTAGATCATGTTCTGTATGTAAAAGTAGCGACAACCGCTGTTGTTACGGCGATGTTAGGGGGAAGCAAAGAAGACGTTGTCAACGCGGTTTCCCAAGCGTGGATTGATAATTCCAGCCTTCGAACGTATCGCCACGCACCAAACACAGGTTCAAGAAAATCTTGGGCTGCTGGAGATGCGACAAGCCGCGGAGTTCGCCTAGCCCTCATGACGATGAAGGGGGAAATGGGATACAAAACCCCGTTATCTGCACCAGGCTGGGGCTTCCAGGATGTACTGTTTGATGGGAAGGAATTGACGATTGCCCGCCCATTTGACTCTTACGTTATGGAAAACATCTTATTTAAGATTTCTTATCCAGCCGAGTTCCATGCACAAACGGCAGCCGAGGCAGCGATTCAATTGCGTGATCAGGTGGCTGATCGATTGGATGAGATTGAAAAAATAGAAATAACGACCCATGAATCGGCCATACGAATCATTGATAAAAAAGGCCCTCTTCATAATCCGGCAGACCGCGACCATTGCTTGCAGTATATTACAGCGATAGGCTTAATTTATGGTTCGTTGACAGCGGACCATTATGAAGATGAAATCGCCCGCAACCCTCAAATTGATCGATTAAGAGATATGATGGAAACAGTAGAAAACGAACAATACAGCAAGGACTATCTTGATGCTGGCAGACGGTCAATCGCTAATGCCGTACAAGTTTTCTTCAATGATGGAACAAAAACGGAGCAAGTGGCGATTGAATACCCAATCGGACACCGTCGCCGTCGTGAAGAAGGAATTCCGCTTCTATTGAACAAGTTCCACGACAACTTGAAGACGCATTTCCCTGCCCGTCAAGTCAACGATATTTATACGCTGTGTGAGAATCAAAAGGAACTTTCACTCAAACCTGTTCATGAATTTATGAATCTGTTTAGAATTTAA
- a CDS encoding enoyl-CoA hydratase/isomerase family protein translates to MTNVVLTSVNENGVASLILNRPEAINSLSTDMLEVIGEKLKEWEHDDQVRLVVLKGEGSKGFCAGGDIKTLYGAQNSSEALEKAERFFEKEYVVDQLIYQYSKPIIACLDGVVMGGGVGLTYGASHRIVTERTKWAMPEMNIGFFPDVGAAYFLNQAPGHMARYLALTASVIKAPDVLYIGGADAYMKSEKMDVFLSELEGINWHNKDVDAALNELTDKYTRSPEKEGQLHLIQEDVDQHFSYRTVEGIVHSLDNASSDFAKEAKEMLLSKSPSSLKVTLKQLMDGENKTIDECFHTDLILAKNFMRHEDFFEGVRSVLIDKDRNPQYKYPHLQDFSDEEVQKFFSPGGKISTFS, encoded by the coding sequence ATGACAAACGTAGTATTGACTTCTGTTAATGAAAATGGCGTAGCGTCCCTCATACTAAACAGACCTGAAGCTATTAATTCACTGTCTACAGATATGCTGGAGGTTATCGGGGAAAAATTGAAAGAGTGGGAACATGATGATCAGGTTCGTCTCGTTGTCCTTAAAGGGGAAGGTTCCAAAGGCTTTTGTGCGGGCGGGGATATTAAGACCCTTTATGGGGCACAAAATAGCTCCGAAGCTTTAGAGAAGGCCGAGCGTTTTTTTGAAAAAGAATATGTAGTTGACCAGCTCATTTATCAGTACTCCAAACCGATCATTGCTTGCTTGGATGGAGTCGTCATGGGTGGAGGCGTCGGGCTCACGTACGGAGCATCTCATAGAATTGTGACTGAGCGCACTAAATGGGCCATGCCCGAAATGAATATTGGCTTTTTTCCAGATGTAGGAGCGGCTTATTTCTTAAATCAAGCTCCTGGTCATATGGCTCGTTACTTAGCCTTAACCGCATCGGTCATAAAAGCTCCTGATGTTTTGTATATCGGTGGAGCGGATGCCTATATGAAAAGTGAGAAGATGGACGTATTCTTATCTGAACTAGAAGGGATCAATTGGCATAATAAAGATGTGGATGCTGCTCTTAATGAGCTGACCGATAAGTACACTCGTTCTCCTGAAAAAGAAGGACAGCTTCATCTCATACAAGAAGATGTCGATCAGCATTTTTCCTACAGGACTGTGGAAGGAATCGTCCATTCGCTAGACAACGCATCGAGCGATTTTGCCAAGGAAGCGAAAGAAATGCTCTTGTCCAAGTCTCCATCCTCTTTGAAAGTTACCTTAAAACAGCTCATGGATGGGGAAAATAAAACAATAGACGAATGCTTTCATACAGATCTCATTCTTGCTAAAAACTTTATGCGTCATGAAGATTTCTTTGAGGGTGTACGTTCTGTTCTCATTGATAAAGACCGAAATCCTCAATACAAGTATCCGCACTTACAAGACTTTTCGGATGAAGAGGTTCAGAAGTTTTTTAGTCCAGGCGGAAAGATTTCAACATTTTCGTAA
- the thiC gene encoding phosphomethylpyrimidine synthase ThiC, translated as MSTSSLNERNISIMSNFSGSKKVYVTGSRPGIKVPMREIGLSPTSGTFGEEENPPVRVYDTSGPYTDPNYSVDITKGVPATRRVWIQERGDVEEYESREIKPEDNGYKDENDPRANDKVFPGLNRKPLRATKGKNVSQLHYAKQGMITPEMEFIAIRENMDPEFVRDEVAKGRAIIPANINHPEIEPMIIGRHFHVKINANIGNSAVSSSIEQEVEKMTWATRWGADNIMDLSTGKDIHTTREWIIRNSSVPVGTVPIYQALEKVNGVAEDLTWEVYRDTLIEQAEQGVDYFTIHAGVLLRYVPLTAERLTGIVSRGGSIMAQWCLYHHEESFLYTHFEEICEIMKTYDISFSLGDGLRPGSIADANDEAQFAELETLGELTQIAWEHDVQVMVEGPGHVPMHLIKENMDKQLEVCKEAPFYTLGPLTTDVAPGYDHITSAIGAAMIGWYGTAMLCYVTPKEHLGLPNRDDVREGVITYKIAAHAADLAKGHPGAQKRDDALSKARFEFRWRDQFNLSLDPERAIEYHDETLPAEGAKTAHFCSMCGPKFCSMRISQDIRNYAKNNELFTNEDIEKGMKEKAEQFKKSGGKIYQ; from the coding sequence ATGTCAACGAGTTCATTAAACGAAAGAAACATTTCCATCATGTCTAATTTTTCAGGAAGTAAAAAAGTATATGTAACAGGATCAAGACCTGGTATTAAGGTTCCCATGCGTGAAATTGGATTAAGTCCAACATCAGGGACGTTTGGAGAAGAGGAAAATCCTCCAGTACGTGTGTATGACACAAGCGGTCCTTATACAGATCCAAATTACTCCGTTGATATTACCAAGGGTGTTCCAGCCACTCGCCGTGTATGGATTCAAGAACGGGGCGATGTTGAAGAATATGAAAGCCGCGAAATAAAGCCTGAAGATAATGGGTACAAGGATGAGAATGACCCTCGTGCAAACGATAAGGTGTTTCCTGGATTAAACCGTAAACCATTACGCGCTACAAAAGGGAAAAATGTCTCGCAGCTTCATTATGCTAAACAGGGAATGATTACTCCCGAAATGGAGTTTATCGCAATTAGGGAAAATATGGATCCGGAGTTTGTCAGAGATGAAGTGGCAAAGGGTCGTGCAATTATTCCTGCTAATATTAATCACCCAGAGATAGAACCTATGATTATCGGTCGTCATTTCCACGTCAAAATTAATGCGAACATTGGCAATTCTGCTGTTTCCTCCTCTATCGAACAAGAAGTGGAAAAGATGACCTGGGCTACACGTTGGGGTGCAGATAATATTATGGACTTATCAACGGGGAAAGACATTCACACAACTCGAGAGTGGATTATTCGAAACTCTTCAGTACCGGTGGGGACCGTTCCTATTTATCAGGCACTAGAGAAAGTAAATGGCGTTGCCGAGGATCTGACGTGGGAGGTTTACCGTGATACGTTGATTGAACAAGCCGAGCAGGGGGTGGATTACTTCACGATCCATGCAGGCGTTCTATTAAGATATGTCCCGCTGACAGCAGAGCGTTTAACTGGAATTGTATCCCGGGGCGGGTCGATCATGGCCCAGTGGTGCTTATATCACCATGAAGAAAGCTTTTTGTATACTCATTTTGAAGAAATCTGTGAAATTATGAAAACCTATGATATTTCCTTCTCCTTAGGGGATGGCTTACGTCCTGGATCCATTGCCGATGCAAATGATGAAGCACAGTTTGCAGAATTAGAAACGCTTGGAGAGTTAACACAAATTGCGTGGGAGCATGATGTGCAGGTGATGGTGGAAGGGCCGGGTCATGTACCCATGCATCTCATTAAAGAAAACATGGACAAACAATTGGAAGTGTGTAAGGAAGCGCCCTTTTATACTCTTGGACCGCTTACAACGGATGTAGCTCCTGGTTATGATCACATTACTTCTGCGATTGGAGCAGCCATGATTGGCTGGTACGGGACAGCCATGCTTTGTTATGTAACGCCAAAAGAACACTTAGGCTTACCGAATAGGGATGATGTTCGTGAGGGAGTGATTACTTATAAAATTGCAGCCCATGCAGCTGATTTGGCAAAAGGACATCCAGGTGCACAGAAACGCGATGATGCCTTATCAAAAGCACGCTTTGAGTTCCGTTGGAGAGATCAATTTAACTTATCTTTAGATCCTGAACGTGCCATCGAGTACCATGACGAAACGTTGCCTGCTGAAGGTGCAAAAACAGCACATTTCTGTTCCATGTGTGGACCAAAGTTCTGCAGTATGAGAATCTCCCAGGATATCCGCAATTATGCGAAAAACAATGAACTTTTTACAAATGAGGATATTGAGAAGGGGATGAAGGAGAAAGCTGAACAGTTTAAGAAGTCCGGCGGCAAGATTTATCAGTAA
- a CDS encoding cysteine dioxygenase family protein produces MGKIQQQYELSDFISEMTKVVEETTESAERVREAERLLCKLIRTKSWLSQEKLQTENSQYARHSLYRDPKNQFEVLALIWEPGQCTPLHDHDGTWGVEGVVSGRMRVKNYVQLESFSDHTAKLCYAGAMTVNEQSTGELLPPADCHILEPHGDETTVTIHVYGKQLRKFRVFEAPDEKGFIRLGNNM; encoded by the coding sequence ATGGGAAAGATACAGCAACAATATGAACTTTCTGACTTTATAAGTGAGATGACTAAAGTAGTGGAGGAGACAACTGAGAGTGCCGAACGCGTGAGGGAAGCCGAACGACTTCTCTGCAAATTGATACGTACAAAATCATGGCTTTCACAGGAGAAATTACAAACGGAAAATAGTCAATACGCCCGCCATTCCCTTTATCGTGATCCTAAGAATCAATTCGAAGTACTCGCATTAATATGGGAACCTGGACAGTGCACTCCTTTGCATGATCACGACGGGACTTGGGGAGTGGAAGGAGTGGTTTCCGGTCGTATGAGAGTGAAAAACTATGTTCAACTCGAATCTTTTTCTGATCATACTGCTAAGCTTTGCTATGCCGGTGCCATGACAGTGAACGAACAAAGCACAGGGGAACTTCTACCCCCAGCCGATTGCCATATTCTAGAGCCGCATGGGGACGAAACGACTGTCACAATTCATGTTTACGGAAAACAACTCCGCAAGTTTCGGGTGTTTGAAGCGCCTGACGAGAAGGGCTTTATACGACTCGGGAACAATATGTAG
- a CDS encoding enoyl-CoA hydratase-related protein produces the protein MDYQYANVIKENHVTTVEVNNAPANALSSAVIGELRNLFQTLANDDETRVIILTGAGRFFVAGADIKEFVSVMEEEEKALAMSEAGQELCNEIEAMRKPVIASINGPALGGGLELAMSCHFRIASDAATLGLPELKLGLIPSFGGTQRLSKITGPATALNLILSSKQLNSEEVADLGIVQFVVQQEELLPTTVALAQSLVEGKSMTSVTRAVECIMQGHTEKMADGLERERKKFAELFLTKDAKEGVQAFIEKRKPNFTHS, from the coding sequence GTGGACTACCAATATGCGAACGTGATTAAAGAAAATCATGTGACAACGGTCGAAGTGAATAACGCTCCAGCTAATGCCTTATCATCGGCTGTTATTGGAGAATTACGCAATCTATTTCAAACACTGGCAAACGACGATGAAACACGTGTTATTATTCTTACAGGTGCCGGTCGATTTTTTGTAGCCGGTGCGGATATCAAGGAATTTGTCTCTGTCATGGAAGAAGAGGAGAAAGCCTTGGCCATGTCTGAAGCGGGTCAGGAGCTTTGTAATGAGATTGAAGCGATGAGAAAACCGGTGATTGCCAGTATCAACGGGCCGGCACTTGGGGGAGGACTCGAGCTAGCGATGAGCTGTCACTTTAGGATTGCTTCAGACGCGGCCACACTCGGATTACCAGAATTAAAGCTAGGCCTTATTCCATCTTTCGGGGGCACCCAGCGTCTTAGCAAAATCACAGGCCCAGCAACAGCTTTGAACCTCATTTTGTCCAGTAAGCAGCTAAATTCGGAGGAGGTGGCTGATCTCGGGATTGTTCAATTTGTCGTTCAACAGGAAGAACTACTACCAACCACAGTCGCCCTGGCTCAGTCCCTGGTAGAGGGCAAAAGCATGACCAGTGTAACGCGTGCAGTTGAATGTATCATGCAGGGGCATACCGAAAAGATGGCAGATGGATTGGAAAGAGAACGGAAAAAGTTTGCTGAGTTATTTTTAACGAAAGATGCTAAGGAAGGCGTTCAAGCCTTTATTGAAAAACGAAAGCCAAATTTCACACATTCCTAG